DNA from Methylobacterium currus:
CTGCCCGAGGCGGCGAGGATCACCCTGGGCCGTCGCATCGCCGCCCGGGCGCCGGCCCGGCTCTCCGACGCGCCGGTCTCCTTCGCGCCCTACCGCACCGGCAGTGCCTTCCTGACCGGAGGAGCGCCGCGGTGAGCCTCTCCGACGAATTCACCCTCGACTTCGCCCGCACCGAGCGGATCGGCCTGGAAGAAGCGGTGTTCGCCGCCGGCAAGTCGCCGGCGCAGATCGACGCCATCCTGGCGGCGGCCGACGCGCGCGGCGCCCGCTTCCTCGTCACCCGCCTCGACCCGGAGCGCTTCGCGGCGCTCGACCATCACGACCGGCTCGATTACTGCCCGGTCTCGCGCACCGCCTTCTTCGGCGCGGCCAGGCGGGTCGAGGGACCGGCCCGCATCGCCATCGTGGCGGCCGGCACCTCGGACGTGCCGGTGGCCCGCGAGGCCGAGCGGACGCTCGCCTACCAGGGCCATGCCACGACGCTCATCGCCGATGTCGGCGTCGCGGGATTGTGGCGGCTGACCCGGCGGATCGAGGAGATCCGGGCTCATCCGGTGGTGATCTGCGCCGCCGGCATGGACGCGGCCCTGCCGAGCGTGCTCGGCGGCCTCGTCGCCGGCGCCGTGATCGCGGTGCCGACCTCGGTCGGCTACGGCGTCGCCGAAGGGGGGCGCGCCGCCCTCGACGCGGTGCTGGCGAGCTGCGCCCCCGGCATCGCGGTCGTCAACATCGACAACGGCTACGGCGCCGCCTGCGCGGCCCTGCGCCTGCTCCACGCGGCATCCCGGCTCGCGGAGGCTCCCCGATGACCCTCGGCAGACCTGCGTTGGCAAGCCAACGCTTCATCCGCTTCGTTTGTTGGTTTGCCGCAGATCATTGTCGCAAATCCGGCCACCACTTTTGCGAAATCTGCTTGGGAGAATCGCCATGGAACGTCGCAGCTTCCTGCAGGGCGCGGCCCTCGGGGCCGGTCTCGCCGTCACCACGGGTGCGGGGGCGGCCGTGAACAATCCGCCCCCTCCCAGCTCCGGTCCCCTGCCGGGCACCCGGCCCACCGATCCCGCCGACCTGCCGCTGGTCACCGATCCCGGCGAGCGCCGGGGCGAGATGCTCTACCGGTCCTTCGGGCGGACGGGGGAAAAAATCTCGGCGATCGGCATGGGCGGCTTCCATCTCGGCAAGAGCGCGGTGACCGATTCCGAGGCGACCCGGCTGATGCATGAGGGGATCGACCGCGGCATCACCTTCATGGACAATTGCTGGGACTACAACGAGGGCCGCTCGGAGGAGCGGATGGGCATCGCCCTCGAGCAGAACGGATACCGCAACAAGGTCTTCCTGATGTCCAAGATGGACGGGCGGACCAAGCAGGAAGCCATGAAGCAGATCGACCAGTCGCTGCGCCGCCTGCGCACCGACCGGATCGACCTCGTCCAGCACCACGAGATCCTGCGCTACGACGATCCCGACCGGGTCTTCGCCGAGGGCGGCGCCATGGAGGCGTTCGAGGAGGCGAAGAAGGCGGGCAAGCTGCGCTATATCGGCTTCACCGGCCACAAGGACCCGCGCATCCACCTGCAGATGCTCGAAGTGGCGGCCGAGCGCGGCTTCCACTTCGATTCGGTGCAGATGCCCCTCAACGTGATGGACGCGCATTTCCGCAGCTTCGGCCACCTCGTGCTGCCCTACCTCGTCCAGAACGGCATCGCGGCGCTCGGCATGAAGACCTTCGGCGACGGGGTGATCCTGAAGAGCGACGCACCGATCAAGCCGATCGAGTACCTGCACTTCTCGCTCAACCTGCCGACCTCGGTGGTCATCACCGGCATCCAGAACCAGCGCGACCTCGACCAGGCCTTCGAGGCGGTGAAGACCTTCAAGCCGATGGACAAGGCGGCGGTGGCGGAACTCCTGAACCGCAGCCGGCCCTACGCGCTCGAGGGCAAGTACGAGCTGTTCAAGACCAGCGCGACCTTCGACGGCACCGCCAAGAACGCTGCCTGGCTCGGCGAGGACGTGCCGGGGGTGAAGAAACTCGCCCCGACCATGGAGTGAGGGCCGATACGACACAACCATGACGGCGGCCGGCGCGTTGACCTCACGTCTTCACGCCGGCAAATCCTCACGTCTGCAAGAGGCCGCCTCATGAGCGACACCACCGCGAGCGACACTCCCGCCCCGCCCCGCAACCCGTCCGCCGAGCTGCACACGATGAACGAGCGCCTCGCCGCCTGGGCCGCCTGCACGGCCGGGGACAGCCCGGCGCTGGTCGAGCGCTTCGAGGCGATGGGCTACGCGGTGCGGGGCAAGTCGCGCGAGGAGGCGGAGGCGGTCCTGCGCTGCCCGCCGACGCGGATGGGGCAGGCCTGACCCTTCGCGGATCGCTCCGACCATGTCACCTCGCGGTCCGGTCGGCCGGGAGGCGTCGGGACGCCGGCGGACGCGATGTTTGCCACGGCGATGATCCGCCCCCCGGGCCGCTCGGCCGCCGTCGCGGCGCAAGGGTGGAGGTTCACGAACGACGCCGCGCCGATGAGCAAGGCGGTGCCGAAGCGGGCGAGAATCGGGGTCATAGGGCCTCCTCAGCCGAAGCGCACGCCGGCGAGGCGCTCGGAGACGTCCCACAGCCGCGCAGCCGCCGCCTCGTCCAGCGCCTGGGCCGGGATCCGGGCAGGGCCGGGCGCGCCGCGGGTCTCCGAGAGGTGCACCGGGCCGTAATAGGCGCCTCCGGCCGCCTGGAGTGCGGTCGCGGCGTAGAGCGCCGGCAGGGCGGCCCGGTCGGCCGGCTGGAACAGGAACCACAGATAGGTCCGCGCCAGGCCGGCGAGGCTGCGCGGGCCGGCGCCGTTCGGCAGCAGGTCGGTGCGGGCGATGCCCGGATGGGCGGCGAGGCTGGTGAGGCCCCAGCCGCCGGCCTCGCTGCGGCGCTGCAACTCGAGGGCGAACATCAGGCAGGCCAGCTTCGACTGGCTGTAGGCCGCCATCGGCCTGTAGGCGCGCTCGGCCTGCAGGTCGTCGAAGGCGAGCGAGCCGCCGCGGGCTGCGACGCTCGACAGCGACACCACCCGCGGAGCGCTCGCCCGGCGCAGCAGCGGCAGCAGGCGCGCCGTGAGGGCGACGTGGCCGAGATGGTTGGTGGCGAATTGCAGCTCGTATCCGTCGGCGGAGACCTACCGCGTCGGCGGGGTCATCACCGCGGCGTTGTTGATGAGAAGGTCGATCCGGTCGCGGCTCCCCGCCACCCGCTCGGCGAAGGCGGCGACGGAGGCGAGGCGGGCGAGGTCGAGAGGCTCGAACGCCACGGTCGCGTTCGGCACCGCGCGGCGGATCCGCGCGAGGGCCGCCGCGCCCTTCTCCGGGTTGCGCCCGGCGACGATCACGTCGGCCCCGGCGCGGGCCAGCGCCAAGGCGT
Protein-coding regions in this window:
- the larB gene encoding nickel pincer cofactor biosynthesis protein LarB, with the protein product MSLSDEFTLDFARTERIGLEEAVFAAGKSPAQIDAILAAADARGARFLVTRLDPERFAALDHHDRLDYCPVSRTAFFGAARRVEGPARIAIVAAGTSDVPVAREAERTLAYQGHATTLIADVGVAGLWRLTRRIEEIRAHPVVICAAGMDAALPSVLGGLVAGAVIAVPTSVGYGVAEGGRAALDAVLASCAPGIAVVNIDNGYGAACAALRLLHAASRLAEAPR
- a CDS encoding aldo/keto reductase — encoded protein: MERRSFLQGAALGAGLAVTTGAGAAVNNPPPPSSGPLPGTRPTDPADLPLVTDPGERRGEMLYRSFGRTGEKISAIGMGGFHLGKSAVTDSEATRLMHEGIDRGITFMDNCWDYNEGRSEERMGIALEQNGYRNKVFLMSKMDGRTKQEAMKQIDQSLRRLRTDRIDLVQHHEILRYDDPDRVFAEGGAMEAFEEAKKAGKLRYIGFTGHKDPRIHLQMLEVAAERGFHFDSVQMPLNVMDAHFRSFGHLVLPYLVQNGIAALGMKTFGDGVILKSDAPIKPIEYLHFSLNLPTSVVITGIQNQRDLDQAFEAVKTFKPMDKAAVAELLNRSRPYALEGKYELFKTSATFDGTAKNAAWLGEDVPGVKKLAPTME